In Pseudomonadota bacterium, one genomic interval encodes:
- a CDS encoding DUF4911 domain-containing protein, giving the protein MERTKRFIINREAIGFFKSILESYEEVGIFSVLDGKRGLIEVIYPSNFEHDIEAIIADMANYGIVFREVEHV; this is encoded by the coding sequence GTGGAGAGAACTAAGAGATTTATCATCAATAGAGAGGCAATAGGTTTTTTCAAATCGATTTTGGAATCATACGAAGAGGTCGGGATTTTTTCCGTTCTGGACGGGAAAAGGGGTTTGATAGAGGTAATATACCCCTCAAATTTCGAACATGATATTGAGGCTATAATAGCAGATATGGCAAATTATGGCATTGTATTCCGGGAGGTTGAACATGTTTGA